The following proteins are encoded in a genomic region of Oncorhynchus kisutch isolate 150728-3 linkage group LG4, Okis_V2, whole genome shotgun sequence:
- the sdhaf4 gene encoding succinate dehydrogenase assembly factor 4, mitochondrial — protein MSLLSVCASASKRLVTQGLFVESAFTGYLRTASGAVKDKEPLRKAKTPQGRFDMNDEKTKDPLEKFPDDVNPATKEQGGPRGPEPTRYGDWERKGRCVDF, from the exons ATGTCTCTACTAAGCGTCTGCGCTTCTGCATCGAAACGTCTTGTGACCCAAGGGTTATTCGTGGAATCTGCTTTTACAG GATACTTGCGGACAGCCAGTGGAGCAGTGAAGGACAAGGAGCCACTGCGCAAGGCCAAAACCCCCCAGGGCCGCTTCGACATGAATGATGAGAAGACCAAGGATCCCCTTGAAA AGTTCCCTGATGATGTGAACCCAGCCACAAAGGAGCAGGGGGGGCCCCGGGGCCCAGAGCCCACGCGCTACGGGGACTGGGAGAGGAAGGGCCGCTGTGTCGACTTCTAG
- the tlx1 gene encoding T-cell leukemia homeobox protein 1 isoform X1, producing the protein MEHIGAHLQHIHAEPISFGIDQILNNVDQSCMLGDRMPEPDYGLGCVVSTAYNTMTSNFTGDNSGYNGNACGVANLSGTYNMNMGMNISGNNVNAAGVIRVPAHRPLNSGHSSIPYGMSTMPGSINNLTGFTFPWMESNRRYTKDRFTVALSPLTVTRRVGHPYQNRTPPKKKKPRTSFTRLQICELEKRFHRQKYLASAERAALAKALKMTDAQVKTWFQNRRTKWRRQTAEEREAERQQANRILMQLQQEAFQKTINQPANPDPLCLHNSSLFALQNLQPWTENTAKISSVSACE; encoded by the exons ATGGAACATATTGGAGCGCATCTCCAGCACATTCACGCGGAGCCCATCAGCTTCGGGATCGACCAAATCCTTAACAATGTGGACCAAAGCTGCATGCTCGGCGATCGGATGCCCGAGCCGGACTATGGCCTCGGCTGCGTCGTCAGCACTGCCTACAACACCATGACTAGTAACTTCACCGGCGACAACTCTGGATATAACGGCAACGCATGTGGGGTCGCCAATCTGAGCGGCACCTATAACATGAACATGGGGATGAACATCAGTGGGAATAACGTTAACGCAGCTGGAGTCATCCGTGTGCCCGCGCACCGGCCTCTGAACAGTGGACACTCGTCCATCCCCTACGGCATGTCCACGATGCCAGGCTCGATTAACAACCTGACGGGATTTACATTCCCCTGGATGGAGAGTAACAGAAGATACACCAAAGACAGGTTCACCG TGGCGCTCTCACCCCTCACTGTAACACGTCGTGTAGGTCACCCGTACCAGAACCGGACGCCCCCCAAGAAGAAAAAGCCCCGGACGTCTTTTACTCGCCTGCAGATCTGCGAGCTGGAGAAACGCTTTCACCGACAGAAGTACCTGGCTTCCGCAGAGCGAGCGGCTTTGGCCAAGGCCCTCAAGATGACTGACGCGCAAGTCAAAACATGGTTCCAGAACAGAAGAACAAAATGGAG GCGGCAGACAGCtgaggagagagaagcagagcgACAGCAGGCCAACCGGATCCTCATGCAACTCCAACAGGAGGCTTTTCAGAAAACGATAAACCAACCGGCAAACCCGGACCCGCTGTGCCTGCATAACAGCTCCCTGTTCGCGCTTCAGAACCTCCAGCCATGGACTGAGAACACCGCCAAAATCAGCAGCGTGTCCGCCTGCGAATAA
- the tlx1 gene encoding T-cell leukemia homeobox protein 1 isoform X2 produces the protein MEHIGAHLQHIHAEPISFGIDQILNNVDQSCMLGDRMPEPDYGLGCVVSTAYNTMTSNFTGDNSGYNGNACGVANLSGTYNMNMGMNISGNNVNAAGVIRVPAHRPLNSGHSSIPYGMSTMPGSINNLTGFTFPWMESNRRYTKDRFTGHPYQNRTPPKKKKPRTSFTRLQICELEKRFHRQKYLASAERAALAKALKMTDAQVKTWFQNRRTKWRRQTAEEREAERQQANRILMQLQQEAFQKTINQPANPDPLCLHNSSLFALQNLQPWTENTAKISSVSACE, from the exons ATGGAACATATTGGAGCGCATCTCCAGCACATTCACGCGGAGCCCATCAGCTTCGGGATCGACCAAATCCTTAACAATGTGGACCAAAGCTGCATGCTCGGCGATCGGATGCCCGAGCCGGACTATGGCCTCGGCTGCGTCGTCAGCACTGCCTACAACACCATGACTAGTAACTTCACCGGCGACAACTCTGGATATAACGGCAACGCATGTGGGGTCGCCAATCTGAGCGGCACCTATAACATGAACATGGGGATGAACATCAGTGGGAATAACGTTAACGCAGCTGGAGTCATCCGTGTGCCCGCGCACCGGCCTCTGAACAGTGGACACTCGTCCATCCCCTACGGCATGTCCACGATGCCAGGCTCGATTAACAACCTGACGGGATTTACATTCCCCTGGATGGAGAGTAACAGAAGATACACCAAAGACAGGTTCACCG GTCACCCGTACCAGAACCGGACGCCCCCCAAGAAGAAAAAGCCCCGGACGTCTTTTACTCGCCTGCAGATCTGCGAGCTGGAGAAACGCTTTCACCGACAGAAGTACCTGGCTTCCGCAGAGCGAGCGGCTTTGGCCAAGGCCCTCAAGATGACTGACGCGCAAGTCAAAACATGGTTCCAGAACAGAAGAACAAAATGGAG GCGGCAGACAGCtgaggagagagaagcagagcgACAGCAGGCCAACCGGATCCTCATGCAACTCCAACAGGAGGCTTTTCAGAAAACGATAAACCAACCGGCAAACCCGGACCCGCTGTGCCTGCATAACAGCTCCCTGTTCGCGCTTCAGAACCTCCAGCCATGGACTGAGAACACCGCCAAAATCAGCAGCGTGTCCGCCTGCGAATAA